In the Flavisolibacter tropicus genome, one interval contains:
- a CDS encoding alkaline phosphatase family protein: MKLIFVLGLLVLWSKGLGHADGTEVVDKPNGNNVFIITLDGFRWQELFKGADSAILNDPEFTTDSINAKALYWHPDPAVRREKLMPFVWSVIAKQGQLFGNRKYGNKVNTKNIYAVSYPGYNEIFTGAADPFVSTNKKIKNKNVNLLEYINKIPEYQNHVASFSSWNVFPYILNEERSKVYINCGYQPHTQGELTKTQMALNALQSQPQFEDQHERSDLLTFLAAREYILKNKPKVMHIGLGGTDSYGHQRKYDQYLKEANQADRIIADLWSLVQSMPCYKGNTTFIITTDHGRGNKTDTWFKHSGFVTGSSQTWIMLLGYRVKALGELKGNMQLFQKHIAGTVGYLLGVRSFSHKMLPVTSFEGENLLAAK, encoded by the coding sequence ATGAAGCTCATCTTTGTTTTGGGTCTTCTGGTTTTATGGAGTAAAGGACTTGGCCATGCCGATGGCACGGAGGTAGTAGATAAGCCAAATGGTAACAACGTCTTTATCATAACACTAGACGGCTTTCGCTGGCAGGAATTATTTAAGGGAGCAGATTCTGCTATTTTAAACGATCCGGAATTTACAACAGACTCTATTAATGCAAAAGCATTGTACTGGCATCCCGATCCCGCCGTTCGTCGTGAAAAACTGATGCCTTTTGTATGGAGCGTTATTGCTAAGCAGGGACAGTTGTTTGGAAACCGCAAGTATGGTAATAAAGTAAATACAAAGAATATATATGCCGTATCGTACCCAGGGTATAATGAAATTTTCACCGGAGCAGCAGACCCATTTGTTTCCACTAATAAAAAAATAAAGAACAAAAATGTTAACCTGCTCGAATACATAAATAAGATACCCGAGTATCAAAACCACGTTGCCTCATTTTCTTCGTGGAATGTTTTTCCCTATATTTTAAATGAGGAACGTAGTAAGGTATATATCAACTGCGGTTATCAACCACATACCCAGGGAGAGCTGACCAAAACGCAAATGGCACTCAATGCGTTACAATCACAACCGCAATTTGAAGATCAACACGAACGGAGCGATTTGTTAACCTTTTTGGCAGCCCGGGAGTATATTTTAAAAAATAAACCCAAGGTGATGCATATTGGTTTGGGAGGAACAGATAGCTATGGTCATCAACGCAAGTATGACCAGTATCTCAAAGAAGCTAACCAGGCCGATCGCATCATTGCCGACCTGTGGTCCCTGGTACAAAGCATGCCTTGCTACAAAGGAAACACCACTTTTATCATAACAACGGATCATGGCAGAGGAAATAAAACAGATACCTGGTTTAAACATAGTGGATTCGTAACTGGGTCTTCTCAAACCTGGATCATGCTGCTAGGCTATAGGGTAAAAGCCTTGGGTGAATTAAAAGGGAATATGCAATTGTTTCAAAAGCATATTGCAGGTACAGTTGGCTATTTATTGGGCGTACGATCCTTTAGCCACAAAATGCTACCCGTTACTAGCTTTGAGGGCGAAAACTTATTAGCTGCTAAATAG